A window from Drosophila miranda strain MSH22 chromosome Y unlocalized genomic scaffold, D.miranda_PacBio2.1 Contig_Y2_pilon, whole genome shotgun sequence encodes these proteins:
- the LOC117193819 gene encoding uncharacterized protein LOC117193819: MIVTLSTAIYTTVATLWQVQQTLINWMMSFSLFILGLFCKPYLIVPLLAAGFFMVRRILLRRAKRTQAWKSPGNNESGSSRHYSIKTPPSRDTESSLPNSVGDTSQK; encoded by the exons ATGATTGTGACACTCTCGACGGCAATCTACACTACGGTGGCCACCCTTTGGCAGGTTCAAC AGACCCTAATCAATTGGATGATGTCGTTTAGTCTTTTCATTTTGGGTCTGTTCTGCAAGCCGTATTTGATAGTTCCCCTGTTGGCAGCTGGGTTCTTCATGGTGCGCCGGATCTTGCTGCGGCGGGCAAAGCGGACCCAAGCCTGGAAATCGCCGGGTAACAACGAGTCTGGGTCGTCCAGGCATTACTCCATTAAAACCCCACCATCACGCGACACGGAGAGCTCCCTGCCCAATAGCGTCGGTGACACATCCCAGAAGTAG
- the LOC117194173 gene encoding uncharacterized protein LOC117194173 yields the protein MIYGMLVTLSTAIYTTVATLWQVQQTLINWMMSFSLFILGLFCKPYLIVTLLAAGFFMVRRILLRRAKRTQAWKSPGNNESGSSRHYSIKTPPSRDTESSLPNNVGDTSQN from the exons ATGATTTACGGCATGCTGGTGACACTCTCGACGGCAATCTATACTACGGTGGCCACCCTTTGGCAGGTTCAAC AGACCCTAATCAATTGGATGATGTCGTTTAGTCTTTTCATTTTGGGTCTGTTCTGCAAGCCGTATTTGATAGTTACCCTGTTGGCAGCTGGGTTCTTCATGGTGCGCCGGATCTTGCTGCGGCGGGCAAAGCGGACCCAAGCCTGGAAATCGCCGGGTAACAACGAGTCTGGGTCGTCCAGGCATTACTCCATTAAAACCCCACCATCACGCGACACGGAGAGCTCCCTGCCCAATAACGTCGGTGACACATCCCAGAATTAG
- the LOC117194164 gene encoding uncharacterized protein LOC117194164 isoform X1, with the protein MPVLASTASRNQRRHHTRRCSNRSLKMPVITSAAIPEPAVAFTPREGAGALHTETIQRVLRRRESEEEEPYGRQFIAETETFHHTVTPWGLRVTRNHQMSVDVFVPPGRNVNAFFRAFREAAEPIDYRSEPAAPARASPPHAEARPPTPASDPPRCPNPPEESAATTPPHVEAPHAKTAQGPPTEWPTGATEEGNAAPVRQAELTEPEEQWETGPDSGYPTMTLRRVKQPVAEETAPTPQTGEWEGQDELLVDCDLDEILRFLQDESTREGQSPADFSLIEELNQPTQWVIAPADWQVNVPGRALPAGLIEEIHQRLLEAERLRFRSWSWDQCYRVHKRSRAAPVCVDLLPEERGGCNEP; encoded by the coding sequence ATGCCGGTTCTAGCCAGCACAGCTTCCCGGAACCAGAGACGCCATCATACGCGCCGATGTTCGAACAGGAGTTTGAAGATGCCGGTTATCACCAGCGCCGCGATCCCCGAACCGGCCGTGGCATTTACGCCCCGAGAGGGGGCCGGAGCGTTACATACCGAAACCATACAACGCGTACTACGACGACGGGAGAGCGAAGAGGAGGAACCCTACGGTCGGCAATTCATAGCCGAAACAGAGACCTTTCACCACACGGTCACGCCATGGGGGTTGCGCGTCACGCGTAACCACCAGATGTCCGTAGACGTCTTTGTCCCTCCCGGCCGGAATGTCAACGCGTTCTTCAGGGCATTCCGAGAAGCCGCGGAACCAATCGACTACCGCTCCGAACCGGCCGCCCCAGCCAGGGCAAGCCCCCCGCACGCCGAAGCGCGACCGCCAACGCCCGCATCGGATCCTCCCCGATGCCCCAATCCTCCAGAAGAGTCAGCGGCGACCACGCCCCCGCACGTCGAAGCGCCCCACGCGAAGACAGCGCAAGGCCCTCCCACTGAATGGCCCACCGGGGCTACAGAAGAGGGAAACGCCGCTCCGGTTCGACAAGCGGAGCTGACCGAACCGGAGGAGCAGTGGGAAACGGGGCCGGACAGCGGGTACCCCACCATGACCCTACGGAGGGTAAAACAACCCGTTGCGGAGGAGACGGCGCCGACCCCCCAAACTGGGGAGTGGGAAGGACAAGACGAGTTGCTGGTGGACTGCGACTTGGATGAAATACTACGATTTCTTCAAGACGAATCTACGCGGGaggggcaaagtccagcggacttTTCCCTGATCGAAGAGCTGAACCAGCCCACCCAGTGGGTAATCGCGCCGGCAGATTGGCAGGTGAACGTCCCAGGCCGGGCCCTACCGGCGGGCCTCATCGAGGAGATACACCAGCGGCTGCTGGAAGCGGAGAGGCTCCGTTTCCGAAGCTGGTCCTGGGATCAGTGCTACCGGGTCCACAAGCGATCCCGGGCCGCGCCTGTCTGCGTCGACCTCCTCCCGGAAGAAAGGGGAGGGTGTAACGAACCTTAG
- the LOC117194164 gene encoding uncharacterized protein LOC117194164 isoform X2 — translation MNATENTPVKAHQRAAASAESPEVVDLTDFSDAEEPESAAKADEEAAPKPGVAEEPHTSDGDMYADMELDADEAGAADHEGPRDSPPLFSRRPSGFRRENLWSPPPHKRRAAPCSPEPGSPSFEEEFEDAGSSQHSFPEPETPSYAPMFEQEFEDAGYHQRRDPRTGRGIYAPRGGRSVTYRNHTTRTTTTGERRGGTLRSAIHSRNRDLSPHGHAMGVARHA, via the coding sequence ATGAACGCCACCGAGAACACCCCAGTTAAGGCGCACCAGAGAGCCGCTGCATCAGCAGAGTCACCCGAAGTCGTAGACCTCACGGATTTCTCCGACGCCGAGGAACCGGAGTCCGCTGCCAAGGCGGACGAGGAAGCCGCCCCGAAGCCAGGAGTAGCCGAAGAACCCCACACCTCCGATGGGGACATGTACGCAGATATGGAGCTAGACGCCGACGAGGCAGGGGCAGCCGACCACGAGGGTCCCCGAGACAGCCCCCCGCTGTTCTCCCGCCGACCATCCGGGTTCCGTCGAGAGAACCTGTGGTCGCCGCCGCCGCATAAACGACGAGCCGCGCCCTGCTCCCCGGAGCCAGGGTCACCGTCATTCGAAGAGGAGTTCGAAGATGCCGGTTCTAGCCAGCACAGCTTCCCGGAACCAGAGACGCCATCATACGCGCCGATGTTCGAACAGGAGTTTGAAGATGCCGGTTATCACCAGCGCCGCGATCCCCGAACCGGCCGTGGCATTTACGCCCCGAGAGGGGGCCGGAGCGTTACATACCGAAACCATACAACGCGTACTACGACGACGGGAGAGCGAAGAGGAGGAACCCTACGGTCGGCAATTCATAGCCGAAACAGAGACCTTTCACCACACGGTCACGCCATGGGGGTTGCGCGTCACGCGTAA